One stretch of Rissa tridactyla isolate bRisTri1 chromosome 21, bRisTri1.patW.cur.20221130, whole genome shotgun sequence DNA includes these proteins:
- the MDM4 gene encoding protein Mdm4 isoform X1: METGRSPSSSPCCATPRDGQLQHPQCHSGSVPVVPTWLFVRHGAAGCRSGLCYKQLITARMTSSSSAQHPAAENACRITLGQVNQVRPKLPLLKILQAAGAQGETFTLKEVMHYLGQYIMVRQLYDKRQQHMVYCGGDQLGELLGLESFSVKDPSPVYDMLKRNLTSAAMADAAQNLAKEQSVDKPSQDQLKFSRQEGSDTGVMDGESNASALSTSEQKCENYEDKDLIENLSKSKKPKLDLVFEEWDVAGLPWWFLGNLRSNYKSRSNGSTDIQTNQDIDTAVVSDTTDDLWFLNECPSDQSSAAVKGETVDCEEVKEGDKKVTEDACLHDFEDSQCLSDDTDTEATSEDCWQCTKCKKFNSPGKRYCYRCWALRKDWYSDCPKLAHSLSLSDIDAMQNKNDDEGIDVPDCRRTISAPVGQPKDLYMVENKSHVDPCSSIESLDLARECESKESLLRFTEHKKEEEIQSLESIKKLLNPCFLCHHRPRDGNIVHGRTAHLVACFRCAKMLKKKRSPCPVCRKEIEMVIRIFMG, encoded by the exons ATGGAGACTGGCAGGTCCCCAAGTTCCTCACCATGCTGTGCCACTCCTAGAGATGGGCAGTTACAGCATCCTCAGTGCCACAGCGGATCTGTCCCAGTTGTTCCCACATGGCTTTTTGTCAGACATGGGGCAGCCGGGTGCCGCTCAG GTTTGTGCTATAAACAGCTAATCACTGCCAGAATGACATCTTCAAGCTCTGCCCAGCATCCCGCAGCTGAGAATGCCTGCAGAATCACACTTGGACAAGTTAACCAG gTGCGACCCAAACTGCCGCTTCTGAAGATTCTGCAGGCTGCAGGTGCCCAAGGTGAAACCTTCACACTGAAGGAG GTTATGCATTACCTAGGACAGTATATAATGGTGAGGCAGCTATATGACAAAAGACAGCAACACATGGTCTATTGTGGAGGAGATCAGCTGGGAGAACTGCTGGGACTGGAGAGCTTCTCTGTAAAAGATCCAAG CCCAGTCTATGACATGTTGAAGCGGAACCTGACTTCTGCTGCAATGGCAG ATGCTGCACAGAATCTCGCAAAGGAACAGAGCGTCGATAAGCCAAGCCAAGACCAGCTGAAG TTTAGCCGACAAGAAGGTTCTGACACTGGCGTCATGGACGGTGAAAGCAATGCTTCTGCTTTGTCTACCTCAGAGCAAAAATGTGAGAATTACGAAG ACAAAGACTTAATAGAAAACCTCTCTAAAAGCAAGAAGCCTAAACTGGACCTAGTGTTTGAGGAATGGGATGTAGCTGGTCTTCCATGGTGGTTTTTAGGCAACCTCAGAAGCAATTACAAGTCCAGAAGTAATGGATCAACAGATATTCAGACTAACCAG GACATAGACACTGCCGTTGTTTCAGATACTACTGATGACTTGTGGTTCCTCAACGAATGCCCGTCGGATCAGAGCAGTGCTGCAGTCAAGGGGGAAACGGTTGACTGCGAGGAAGTGAAAGAAGGTGACAAAAAG GTGACTGAGGATGCATGTTTGCATGACTTTGAGGATTCTCAATGCTTAAGTGATGACACAGATACAGAAGCTACTTCTGAG GACTGCTGGCAATGTACCAAATGCAAGAAATTTAACTCTCCAGGCAAACGGTACTGTTACCGCTGCTGGGCCTTACGGAAAGACTGGTACTCAGATTGTCCCAAACTGGCTCATTCTCTTTCTCTGTCCGACATTGATGCtatgcaaaacaaaaatgatgATGAAGGGATAGATGTGCCAGACTGCCGAAGGACTATTTCTGCTCCAGTTGGCCAACCCAAAGACCTGTACATGGTAGAAAACAAATCGCACGTAGATCCCTGCAGTTCTATTGAGTCTTTGGATTTGGCACGAGAATGTGAAAGCAAGGAGTCTCTGTTGCGTTTCACTGAgcataaaaaggaggaagaaatacagtCTTTAGAGAGTATAAAAAAATTACTCAATCCTTGCTTCTTATGCCATCATAGACCGCGGGATGGGAATATTGTCCATGGAAGGACTGCTCACCTTGTGGCCTGTTTCAGGTGTGCAAAGATGCTGAAGAAAAAGAGATCACCTTGCCCAGTGTGCAGGAAAGAGATTGAGATGGTGATCAGGATCTTTATGGGGTAG
- the MDM4 gene encoding protein Mdm4 isoform X2 — protein MTSSSSAQHPAAENACRITLGQVNQVRPKLPLLKILQAAGAQGETFTLKEVMHYLGQYIMVRQLYDKRQQHMVYCGGDQLGELLGLESFSVKDPSPVYDMLKRNLTSAAMADAAQNLAKEQSVDKPSQDQLKFSRQEGSDTGVMDGESNASALSTSEQKCENYEDKDLIENLSKSKKPKLDLVFEEWDVAGLPWWFLGNLRSNYKSRSNGSTDIQTNQDIDTAVVSDTTDDLWFLNECPSDQSSAAVKGETVDCEEVKEGDKKVTEDACLHDFEDSQCLSDDTDTEATSEDCWQCTKCKKFNSPGKRYCYRCWALRKDWYSDCPKLAHSLSLSDIDAMQNKNDDEGIDVPDCRRTISAPVGQPKDLYMVENKSHVDPCSSIESLDLARECESKESLLRFTEHKKEEEIQSLESIKKLLNPCFLCHHRPRDGNIVHGRTAHLVACFRCAKMLKKKRSPCPVCRKEIEMVIRIFMG, from the exons ATGACATCTTCAAGCTCTGCCCAGCATCCCGCAGCTGAGAATGCCTGCAGAATCACACTTGGACAAGTTAACCAG gTGCGACCCAAACTGCCGCTTCTGAAGATTCTGCAGGCTGCAGGTGCCCAAGGTGAAACCTTCACACTGAAGGAG GTTATGCATTACCTAGGACAGTATATAATGGTGAGGCAGCTATATGACAAAAGACAGCAACACATGGTCTATTGTGGAGGAGATCAGCTGGGAGAACTGCTGGGACTGGAGAGCTTCTCTGTAAAAGATCCAAG CCCAGTCTATGACATGTTGAAGCGGAACCTGACTTCTGCTGCAATGGCAG ATGCTGCACAGAATCTCGCAAAGGAACAGAGCGTCGATAAGCCAAGCCAAGACCAGCTGAAG TTTAGCCGACAAGAAGGTTCTGACACTGGCGTCATGGACGGTGAAAGCAATGCTTCTGCTTTGTCTACCTCAGAGCAAAAATGTGAGAATTACGAAG ACAAAGACTTAATAGAAAACCTCTCTAAAAGCAAGAAGCCTAAACTGGACCTAGTGTTTGAGGAATGGGATGTAGCTGGTCTTCCATGGTGGTTTTTAGGCAACCTCAGAAGCAATTACAAGTCCAGAAGTAATGGATCAACAGATATTCAGACTAACCAG GACATAGACACTGCCGTTGTTTCAGATACTACTGATGACTTGTGGTTCCTCAACGAATGCCCGTCGGATCAGAGCAGTGCTGCAGTCAAGGGGGAAACGGTTGACTGCGAGGAAGTGAAAGAAGGTGACAAAAAG GTGACTGAGGATGCATGTTTGCATGACTTTGAGGATTCTCAATGCTTAAGTGATGACACAGATACAGAAGCTACTTCTGAG GACTGCTGGCAATGTACCAAATGCAAGAAATTTAACTCTCCAGGCAAACGGTACTGTTACCGCTGCTGGGCCTTACGGAAAGACTGGTACTCAGATTGTCCCAAACTGGCTCATTCTCTTTCTCTGTCCGACATTGATGCtatgcaaaacaaaaatgatgATGAAGGGATAGATGTGCCAGACTGCCGAAGGACTATTTCTGCTCCAGTTGGCCAACCCAAAGACCTGTACATGGTAGAAAACAAATCGCACGTAGATCCCTGCAGTTCTATTGAGTCTTTGGATTTGGCACGAGAATGTGAAAGCAAGGAGTCTCTGTTGCGTTTCACTGAgcataaaaaggaggaagaaatacagtCTTTAGAGAGTATAAAAAAATTACTCAATCCTTGCTTCTTATGCCATCATAGACCGCGGGATGGGAATATTGTCCATGGAAGGACTGCTCACCTTGTGGCCTGTTTCAGGTGTGCAAAGATGCTGAAGAAAAAGAGATCACCTTGCCCAGTGTGCAGGAAAGAGATTGAGATGGTGATCAGGATCTTTATGGGGTAG